TATaggtggttctttttttttttgaaaagttagGGGGAAAGGATAGACACGCCCTTACACCACCATTCCTGTGATGTCACCtgcagacttttttaaaaaaagatttatttttattgatttcagagaggaagggagagggagatagaaaaatcaatgatgagagataatcactgattggctgcctcctgcacagcccctactggggaccgatcctgcaacctaagcatgtgccctggatAGAAATCGAACTCTGgatccttcaatctgcaggccaatgttctatccactgagcaaaaaagGTAGGGCACCTGCAATATTTTGTAAAGCAGAGAATCCTCTGGAGATCACATGGAGACTGGTGTTGGGATTCTAAAGATGATTTCTTGAGACAGATGTATTGTAAATGTCTAAGGCTCCTCATAATCTCAAATAGTATTTTAGTTATTGTATATCCACACCCATTATTGTGTCCTCCAGCCAATTTTTTGAAATTCTGTGTAAACATACCATCATTAATGTCTCCTTGTAAATTTCTGTATTTGTCATTTTCCTCTAAAGAACTACCCTTGTGGTGAGTAAACTGAAGTACTTTATAGATACACTTTTACTCATAAATCAGCAAACATGATTAAGCCCCTGGATTCTGCATTTGCAGTCAGGACTGTGAATTCCCCTCTGGCAATGATCTTTCTGTAGGGGCTGCCCATCAGCCTTTTTGAAGGCAGTCTGGGGCTGGAGGAAAACTGTGAGGCCCCCTGAGGAGAAGGTCAAGTCCTGCCACAGCGCCCACATGCCAGCCAGGACCCCCTTTCTAATTTCTGTTGTCCACACAGCTATAGTGACCTCCCTTCATCTCccaaatgggggaggggagacacctCCCAGCAGGCCTTCCAACTGGACTCTGCCACCCCTTCCCGGATTTTCTCAGGGAGGCCCCCACTCACCACCACTGGCTTCACCTTGTGCCTGAGCGCCTGTCACCTGTCACAGCTGTCCTGTTCACTGTCTGTGGGCTGTCCTCCACTAGGACTCCAGCTCCTAAGGGAAGGGGGCTCTGTATCTCCGGAGTCTGGGACAGTTGGGACAACAGTGTCCATGCCCTGGGTCCTTACAGGTCTCAGCTGTGCCTGCCCTTGGCTGCTGCCTCTACATCCAGTCTGATTCCAATTCTCATTCCTACCCTTAGCCCACCCTCTCAAGGACCCTGCCCTCTACCCAGCCCTGTCCCAGCCCCCAATCTCTCTGCTCCTTCAACCACATACCCTAGCAACACACTATGCCCAGAGGTCAGGGTTCATCAACTCACTTGGGAGCATGTCTCACCTTCAGTGGGAACATCCCAGGCACAGCCAGGAAAGAGTGTAGAGGGGTGGGCTCTGCAGGCAGTAGACCAGTCTCAGTGCAGCAGGGTGGGTGCTTACCCATGAAGGAAAGAGCAgggacactctctctctctagattGATAAATATCTAGAACCTCCTTTAGTGGTGAAACTTCAAGACACTTGTAACCCAGGACAGGACTACCTGGCTCAGCAACCTGTAACCCCTCCTGCTGGGCAGATAGGGCATCAGCCTCTGCAGAGacagctcctctccctccctgggcagGGCAATGGCTGGAACACTTCATTATAGTGGACCAGGTTGGCCCTGCCTGGGACACATGTTTCCTTGGAGCACAAGCTGACTCCCAGTTCATGACCCCCCAGGAACTCCTGTAGCAGAGGTTGCTCCATTTCCCACGAACCATGGCCCCACCAGCCTGGACTGGGACTAGAGAGGGCCTCAGAGCCACACACATGGCCCAGCACCAACTCTTCCTGGTAACAGCCCTGGGTTTTTCCtgcctgccggaagccggtccatccttgctgcttgacacagtcgctgcaggaaagaaacatctgcacagcatatgtttcaagggacctggcgtatatagcatactgttcttaatatgtttgctccccttagcgctgtgtgttttaaccaaggtcacctctccgagaaaggttgtttccccaggtaggaatttttccctgaagtcagggaggggatgaaactccttaactaagtgccaggcgggtagttaatcactacaaacaatcatgcttaagctacataatctttactccctggaatggagataagaaacgccctaacctttgtaatagaaattgacaggattaaaatcaactgggataaatacggatgtaaaaagacaataaacagcagaacctctctggagatcgagaccagaacttggctggagatcctggctggagatcctggctaggctgctgatcaactgaacgctgtctccatgtcattccttcttcgccgactccgtctacgcctttgggaacccctggacctgctggggttggaccctggcacctgcccacacccacctgtctagctgccactgctgctcccagccTTGACACCCGAGAGGAATCTGGATTTCTCAACCACCTGAATACTAAAAAGCCCAGCGTCAACATCAAGGGCATCTCCTGGTTGCTTTGCTTTTAGTCTCTGGGATCACATTGTCATCATTCCCTGTGATTGTGCAGCTCCGCTCAGGTTCCCCACCGGATACAATGACAGCAACGGCACTTCCCACACTGTCCTCTGGGTCATTGCATGGTCTGCCCTCATGAGAATCCTGGCTACTTGTTACCACAGCGTCCATGGGCTGTGCTgcttttcatgtgtgtgtgtgtagtgactGGGTGATTCAAACAaatacgagagagagagagagagagagagagagagagagagagagagagagagaaagacccaTATTTTGTTCgactatttttatacatttttttagttGACTGGGGATAAAACTTGCAATCTTGGCATTATTGAGATGATTCTCTGAACCACTGTGAGATCAGAcatatgtgtaattttaaataaaataatccagtAATATACCTGATAATATATAGATACAAAAAAACCATCATGAAGACATAGTGGCGGAAGGCTAGAATAGGATATTTCAAATAAGCTGTTTCAAAGGCAGGTTATATTATTGCATCAGTTATTTTATATACCAAGAATGAAGCACGGATAAGGGCCAGAGGAACTTGGTTTCAGCGATGCAGGGATGTATGAAAACATCAAAAGCaggtttttttcttaatgttcaTTTTAAATCAATTCTACTTgaatcaaactttaaaaaagatttaaacttGATGCTTCACaataattttactgttttatgaaagttcttttttttaaaacgcAAATTccatcttttttaatatattttattgattttttacagagagaaagggagagggacagagagtcagaaacattgatgagaaagaaacatcgatcagctgcttcttgcacaccccccaccagggatgtgcccgcaaccaaggcacatgcccctgaccggaatcaaacctgggacccctcagtccgcaggccgacgctctatccactgagccaaaccggtcagggcttatgAAAGTTCTTGAGCATATTTGGTACTGCTGTATCAGCATGTTggcaataaaatataatgatgtgctactgaaatatcttatcatgtCCATGTTCAGTGACATTATTTTGGCAGTTTGAACTTCAAAACAATGTGAGTATTTACATCAGGGATATTAACAAAGATTACAAATGTAGACTGcacttaatgcagtggttctcaaccttctggccctttaaatacagttcctcatgttgtgacccaaccataaaattattttcgttgctacttcataactgtaatgttgctactgttatgaatcatcatgtaaatatctgatatgcaggatggtcttaggcaatccctgtgaaagggtcgttcgactgccaaaggggtcgcaacccacaggttgagaactgctgacttaaTGCATTATTGAATCCTTAGACTTATTAAGTTTGGTGGAGAATGTTACCAATGCAAATCACATCTATAAGTGTATGGTACAAGTGCATTTAAATTCTGCATgggttaaaaattgagaaaaaaaaattccattccaATATTTAAACCTCTGGTTCCATAGAGCAAAGAAGTAATTGTAGTCACTGAGAAATGAGTGAACTTCAAACATGTCCTAAATTGTGCACTGTCCTCCTATTGGTTAAATTAAtacattcattttactttttaaaattctttattgttgaaagcattgcaTATGTTgtgtttccccccacccccccattggcctcttcagtccaggccttcacccccctctTGTCTGTGTTCAATGATtacgcttatatgcatacaagttcttaaGCTAGTCCCTTTCTCCCCcgcccaccctctcctaccttcacTCTGAGATATGAAGGTCTCTTTGATGACTCTATGTTTCCTGATCTACTTCTGTTCAtgaatttatgttgtttattacattccacaaatgagtaagatcatgtgatacttctcaTTCTCTTACTGCCTTATTTTGCTCAACATAATCCTCTCCAGGtaatacattcattttaaaacaaatgtgatAAATACAGtgtaaataaatgtatgaaaaaatgctcaccaTCAAAAATTCTTAAGTACATAGAATTAAAAAGGAAGTGAGTTAATACTATACTCATCATGTtagtatttaaaaagattaaccattGCATGTGCTGGTAGGGTTGCAGAAAAACTGGAATATTCATTactgtgggtggggtgggagggcaaaGGGAATAACCATTTTAGATCACAGTTCCACATATCTTAAAATGTAAACATTCACCCACACAATAACATTGTGATCAGTAAAACATATATCTCTATAGAGAAGTGAACGCAAACATTCCCagcagatttatttataaaacccCAACCCTGTAAATGACCAGAATCTTAGACAGACCAATAGATAAAGTGGTAATTCACAGATCacaatactactcagcagtaaaaaacTATTCACATAAGCGTTTGTGTGGAATCTGAAAATAACTGTGCAGCATGAAGGAAACCAATATTTGTTAGAGTACAGACATTATAGTgcctataaaattaaaaaattatgaactaaTATGTTGTAATGGAAGGAAAATCAATGCCTGCAAGAGGactggggaaggcagagggagagattaTAAAAGGGCAGGAGGTAAATATAGGGTGTGCCAAAAGAAAGTTTCGACTTTTTGGTATGGAAATCAGTacaatatttaacaaataaaaataatttactctgccctggccagtgttgctcaatcggttgggcatcatcccctACACTTAAAGATCACCAGATCTGGTAGGGAAACATGTCCTCCTTAaaccacagtagggggcatgctgatTAATGTAtgtctctcatatagatgttatCCTCCCTGCCATTTCcctaaaagaataaaagtaatgtataaaatattttttaaaaacaataaactgtgttttgggtgctcacaactgtaaacctatttttgctccACCATATATATTGAAACACATGTTTGTTTCATATATGACACTTTCATAACTTTAAATGTACATCAAAGCTCACCAAATAGCACACATTAGAAAAGTGCAGTTTGTTGTATGTcagttcttctttttaaaaaaatattgttattgatctgagaggaagggagagggagagacagaaaaatcagttatgagagaaaatcattgattggctgcctcctgcacaccccacactggggatagaatctgcaacctggacatgtgcctgaATGAGAATCGAAccttgatctcttggttcataggtcaaccactaagccacactggcccggcAGCATGTCAGTTCTTACATCCTGGGAGGAACAGCCTTGCCTCAGTGGCAGGTAATGTTAGTAAGCAATTCACACTATTGCCATCAGAATAAACAGAAATGTTGACCGGTTACAAAACACATCCAGGGATTgattacaggattatccttcctCTACCTTTGAGGTATTGCCTGTTCAGCATCATCCTTGAAGTGAACACCCTAGAGGAGTCAGCAGAATCAACAAAAGCATAAGATTATTTTATCTGCCAATGATTTCAGCCACAGGAAACAGTTATGGACGTCCTGAGAATGTCTGTACACAAACATCATGCAAGGCCCTGAAACATTTGTGGAACACATTCAGAAGAGGCATTTTTCAaatttactgcagtctctccCACTCACTATGGAAACAGTGCTTCTGTCCTAATTGAGGTTGTACCTAATCCTCAGATCCTAACAAATGACACCAGCCTATGAAATTTAGTACATCACAGCATATGGGTTATTAGCTGAGACTTCTGTCATACACACTGTGAACAAAGTGCTTCATAGAAGCACAATAAAGACCTCCTCCTCAGGGTGACCTTTGACCTCACCAATAATAGAAGCACCAGGCTGCAAATTAGAACTATGAAGTCCTACAGTCTTGCTTTCAAGACTTTGGGCAGAAATGCAAAACAAGCACATACTGGACAAAGAGTGATTTTCTGCCATCATGTTGTCCCTTCAGAAGCACTGAAAGTTTGGGATCCCCACAATATCTCTTCCCCTCTACCTGCTGACAGATCACAAGTGTGCTTTCAATTCATCCCAGGCAGAGAATAGAACCAATAAATTAAAGGTACAAAttgcaaaaaaaaccaaacacctttacaaaaagatcataaaccattGCCATACACAGCAAGTGGTTTGCATGTTGGTGAATAACTACCTGAAAAAATTCATCACAGCACAATGTGAGAAGCACAATGTCCTGAAAGGCGTAGCACATCTTAGGATTCTGGTCTGGGGGAAACAATGGTCCATTCCTTAGTCAGAGAAATAGGAGTGAAGATCCTAAGAGCTCAGAGTACTCATCATTTCCTCAAACAGAAGAACGCAGATTTCATTTTTTCTGAGCATGCAAGACTTCCCACAATCATTACATACATATAGCTTTTCTCCAGTCTAAACTCTGATGTTGAATGAGGATTGAGAACTGCATAAATGACTTCCCCCCAGAGGCACAGTTCAGGTGAACCAGGTGGTAGAGGTGAATTCACTGCAGCCACATATACTCACTGTGACATCAATGGGGTAGTAGGCCTGTGCATGACAGCAAGTGCAATGTAACACTTTAAAGGCTCACttatacctgaaacttatgaggaatctagcaCAATGTATGTTCTGATAAAAAGGGTTTAAAATCAGCAAAATGGGTCTGTAGGAGTCTCCTTCAGTGTTGTAATTCtgagtgggggaaaaaaattCCCTGCATATTTAAAGCTTCTCTGTAATGTGAAGTATTACGTGTTTAGCTATGTTTCCGACTAAAACATTTCTCATAGTCactacactcataaggttttATACCactgtgaactctcttgtgtcgACTGAGGTTACTGCTTttactgaaggacttcccacaatcagaACACTCATAGGGCTTTCCTCctgggtcagtggtcggcaaactaattagtcaacagagccaaatatcaacagtataatgactgaaatttcttttgagagccaagttttttaaacttaaactgtataggtaggtacattgttattaacttaattagggtactcctaaggcttatgaagagccacactcaaggggccaaagggccacatgtggctcacgagcctcagtttgctgaccacggtcctGGGTGAACTCTCTGAGGTTGAACTAGGGTAGAGATTTGCATAAATGATTTCCCATAATCACTACACTAatatggcttttctccactgTGAACTCTGTGATGTTGAATGAGGGTATACTTGTGCATAAATGACTTCCCAGTCACTACACtaatatggcttttctccagtgtgaactctcttgtggataaggaggtgattATTGCAGGTAAAAGATTTACCACATTCACTACACTTATAAGGTTTTGCACCAGTGTGAACTCTCCAGTGTTGAGTGAAGTTACTGCGTTGcctaaaggacttcccacaatcactgcacacatatggcttttCCCCAGTATGGACTCTGTTGTGTTCATTGAGGGTAGACCTTTTGCGGAAGGACTTCCCGCAATCACTACaatcataaggcttttctccactgtgaactctgtggtgttgaaTGAGGGTATAACTGTGTGTAAATGACTTCCCAcagtcactacactcatatggcttttctccactgtgaactctctggtgttgaATGAGAGTATAACTGTGTGTAAATGACTTCCCAcagtcactacactcatatggcttttctccactgtgaactctctggtgttgaGTGAGGGTAGAACTGTGTGAAAATGACTTCCCACAGTCACTACACTCATACGGCTTTTCTCcactgtgaactctgtggtgttgaGTGAGGGCAGACCTGTGTGTAAATGACTTCCCACAGTAaatacactcatatggcttttctccagtgtgaactctcttgtggataaggaggtgattGTTGCGGGTAAAAGATTtaccacattcactacactcataaggtttttctccagtgtgaactttcTGGTGTTGAGTGATGGTACTGCTTTGCCTGAAGGACTTCCTGCAATCAGGACACTCAtacggcttttctccagtgtgaactctctggtgttgaGTGACGGTAAAGTTTTGATTGAAGGACTTCCTGCAATCATGACACTCAtacggcttttctccagtgtggacTTGGTGTTGTTGAATGAGTTTGGACCTCAGGATGACAGACTTCCCATGATCACTACACTCGTATGGTTTTCCTACAGTGTAAACTCTTCTATGATGAATGGGGTTTAAGATTTCtctaaaagctttcccacatttgTTACACTCATAATTCACTTTTCTAGAGCAGACACCCTGATGTTGAATAACTTTCTGGTTGTGGCTGGCAGCTTTTTCACATGCACCCAACTCGTCATGACttcttccactgagaaattcctgtggaATCTCATTACCATTGTGTGGCTCCGCAGTGTTAAAAGTATCCTGGTGCTGGAGAATGTCTGAGATGGCTGGAAAGTCTTTCCCAATCTCCCTAGTGGTTGAAGGCACCCATATTAAGTAAAAGCTGCACTGGGACACAAGTGAGGCCCTGTCCATATCTTCTTTCCAGGGCTTCTGTCCACTGGCATCtctctgttgctggtgagggtttgcactgaaacagttGTAGCTCAAACATGTGTCAGTGCAGAAGGCTTTCTTATTAAAGAATGCTGCTTGTaactcagtcaggtgcaaaatatcttttaaaactgAGAAACACCATTTACAAAGATGGGTCTTCTGGGTTGCTGGAGCTGCCTTAAAAGCCCCGACCTGTGACTCTCCTGGTACATATACACTCTGCTCAGAATTGGCCTCCTCATCATCTCttttatgccaacaacctgaaaatagtaaaagggtgaggaaatgaattcTGAGGTGACAGATGGAAGTCTTTTTAGAAAACTGTATTGCACATAACATGTTGGTTCCATGCAGTTGTCTGACAATAAAAGATCTGTAGGAAGGATTTATAAGATGCTGCCATGAAGGTCTGGCCTACTGAAGATCACAAAACAAGAAAGACCTCAAACGAAATATGACACACAGGGCAAGCACCACATGGAGGAGAAGCAGGATCATCAGCTCATTCTTCTGCTGATAGTGTTCAGCAAGGCTTGTCTGCTGgtgacaggggaaagctgtgCTGAAATATGGTTACATCTTATTCCAAGTATAATTCAATAAATGAATAGCTAGTGCTTGAGGTCTACTTGAGCAAGTATGTGCATCTCATAGCAGATGTGCATGTCAGTGTTGGAGAATGCTGCAGATGGAGCAATGCGGATGAAGAGTGAGGCAAAAAGGCCACACAATTGAAGGTACACAAAACCTAGGAAGTCACAGGTAAAATGACAAGTCAGCACAGTATCAAGTTTGGGAAAGAAAAGGTAGAAATGTGCTATTGCCCATGGTCCTTGCATCTAAACACTGATGGAAATGAGCAGGGGCTTGGTATCATCTAAACACACCCTGATATCATATCTAGCCCACAATTGCAACTCAACAGGGCCAGGTCTTCTGAaaccatcctgcatgttcaccctgtaAAAAACCAGGGTTCTCCCTGCACATTGTTCTCTACAAATATGTACAACCTAAAaattccaagtattaatgaaagacCACAGAGATGGGCATCCAGCGCTGGCCTACAGCAATTTGGCTTACAATAGTATTTATAGAAGATAATAGTACAAACAACAATTTAAGTGGGAAATTGTAAGAACAGCTCAAGGTACATGTAAGTAAAGGCcataacctggcacaggcagtcaccaAGGCAAGAGGAAGGAGGTAGAAATGGAAGCCATGGATCTGGACATAGTCCCCCCTCCCAGGGAGAGGAACAGCAGTGGGACCCATGCAGCTGTCTCTAAGACTCCTGACTCCCAGACACATCCTGCCCTGTCTGAGGCAGCTAGTGTTAGGGATGTTTGTGGAGTCTATCACTCAGGGCTCTGACCAGACCTCACccatggcagccacagcacattgACATGACAGTGGGGGAAATTAGCAGAGCCCATGGTCTGCTGTAGGAGAGAAAAACCTACAtctgaggaataaaggaagagcgGAGATCATCTCAGGACACGGGGAGAATGTGAAGAACTTACCTATagatgatacaagtgcaaaaacttccagcatcacatcgcAGTAGAGAAGTTTCTGAGGttcatcaaggagcccccactcctcctgagagaagacaatggccacgtcctcaaagttcacATCCTGTCATAATGAGGACAGTTCAGCCCATGATCAGATTAACTCTAACATCCCAAGCctgtcatactccccaccctccataCCCATCAGCTCTCTGCACTCCATACAGCATAGAATataccaggccttcatcccatgaaagccaCTGTCATCTAATATTTCTACTGATATTTTGTCTTCCCACAACAATAAAGGCAGTTGAGCTGATAGAAGATACCTGAGCTTTGGACCTCCCATGTATGCCACACTGCCTCTTGTTAATAGAGTAGGTGTCAAAAATATAGGATAGAAAGAGATGTTGGCCATAAAGAGAATGTGAGTGATTTGATCCTGGTATTGTCAGGCAATATTCTTGTAGTCCCTCAGATTGTTCCTCAAAGACACCAAGTGCATGGCATCACACTTCACCCTCTTGACTCTAATCCCAAGGTGCTGAGGCCATCGCTTTGTACCACTTGCTGCACATAGTTCTTTGAACAACACtcctctcacacagcttcattcccagaggcacaacttcaaaggtaatACAAATTTGCCCTAGTGAGGACAGTTTGTTTCCTAATTACCTTATTTTCCAATATTATAGATTACCAGCTCTATAATGcatttctctcttacccttctcccttacccatACCAGTGGAGAGTTTCAAGCCTGGGTAACACTGATGTATTCCTAACAATTAGTGTGTCAGCCCCCAACAACAACAGGCAGGTGGGTTGATAAATGTCATCTAAGCTCTGTACCTGGCTGgtagcaccaaaacacccctcTTTTCAGGCAGTAACCCTAAAATTCCCCTTATTTTATCATTGAGACACCTCCAGATGTAGACTTGCCCTtcattcactcttatgtcaatgtcagggtGCTCTGGCCATGAATTCACACTCTCTCTACCATACCTCTCACACCTGCACTCCTACAGTTCTGGCCCCCGTAGTCATCACATCCTTGTCCTGTTACTTATTACTCAGCATgtatggtctagagcagtggttctcaacctgtgggttgcgacctctttggcggtcgaacgaccctttcacagggatcacctaagaccatcctgcatatcagatatttacattacgattcataacagtagcaacattacagttatgaagtagcaacgaaaataatttcatggttgggtcacaacatgatgaactgtatttaaagggccagaaggttgagaactactgctctagagaATGCTTGCCAAATTCCATCAGGATCAAGTACTGTCCAGACTCTGATAGTCCACACTCATAGAGGCAGCCTTGAGTTCTTCTATGAGGGCTTCTCTCCATGGCTGTTTTTTCCTTCAATCTAACCTATGAAGAACCACAATCAGATCTCAGATACCCAGAGCCCACCTCCCCTGCTGCTGCATTTGATGTCCATTCCAAGTCACAGCCAACATCTCTCCTCTTAACCGTTAATCTTAAGTCCCAGCCGCGCTGGCCCTCTCTAGCATGCTTAGTGAGTCTCACAgatgaccactcaagcctctaagccagtggttctcaaccttcctaatgccacgaccctttaatacagttcctcatgttgtggtgacccccaaccataaaattatttttgttgctacttcataactctaattttgctactgttatgaatcgtcatgtaaatacctgatatgcaggatgtattttcattgttacaaattaaacataattaaagcatagtgattaatcacaaaaacaatatgtaattatatgtgttttccgatggtcttaggcgacccctgtgaaagggtcgttagacccccaaaggggttgcgacccacaggttgagaaccgctgttctaagctAACCCATAAGCCTGACTGTTATCCCCACAGCCAGGCCATACCAAGGGTTACACCAATATCCTGTtgagtgtttagagaagttaatatgTACCAATCCAATCTCATCTTGTTTGAATTACTCTTCGACCTCCAATTAATTTCAGGTCCTCTCATCTTTTAAAGGCCTTGGCCATTGCAAAACGATGATCCCTTCCCAACACTCTACATGACAACTTTTGTCCCTATGCTGTGTTGTGACACCCACCTCCC
This sequence is a window from Myotis daubentonii chromosome 21, mMyoDau2.1, whole genome shotgun sequence. Protein-coding genes within it:
- the LOC132222889 gene encoding zinc finger protein 660-like is translated as MARAAQDVNFEDVAIVFSQEEWGLLDEPQKLLYCDVMLEVFALVSSIGCWHKRDDEEANSEQSVYVPGESQVGAFKAAPATQKTHLCKWCFSVLKDILHLTELQAAFFNKKAFCTDTCLSYNCFSANPHQQQRDASGQKPWKEDMDRASLVSQCSFYLIWVPSTTREIGKDFPAISDILQHQDTFNTAEPHNGNEIPQEFLSGRSHDELGACEKAASHNQKVIQHQGVCSRKVNYECNKCGKAFREILNPIHHRRVYTVGKPYECSDHGKSVILRSKLIQQHQVHTGEKPYECHDCRKSFNQNFTVTQHQRVHTGEKPYECPDCRKSFRQSSTITQHQKVHTGEKPYECSECGKSFTRNNHLLIHKRVHTGEKPYECIYCGKSFTHRSALTQHHRVHSGEKPYECSDCGKSFSHSSTLTQHQRVHSGEKPYECSDCGKSFTHSYTLIQHQRVHSGEKPYECSDCGKSFTHSYTLIQHHRVHSGEKPYDCSDCGKSFRKRSTLNEHNRVHTGEKPYVCSDCGKSFRQRSNFTQHWRVHTGAKPYKCSECGKSFTCNNHLLIHKRVHTGEKPY